A region of Streptomyces sp. NBC_01267 DNA encodes the following proteins:
- a CDS encoding energy-coupling factor ABC transporter ATP-binding protein, with protein sequence MDPVTTAPASPAPSLDVSGLAYAYPDGHQALFGVDLTVRRGERVALLGPNGAGKTTLVLHLNGILTGGAGSVTVAGLPVAKENLAEIRRRVGIVFQDPDDQLFMPTVREDVAFGPAASGLRGPELEARVVAALTRVGMESYADRPPHHLSYGQRRRVAVATVLAMEPEILVLDEPSSNLDPASRRELADILRALDVTVLMVTHDLPYAAELCPRSVVLSGGVIVGDGATADLLADEELMGAHRLELPFGFNPRAVV encoded by the coding sequence ATGGACCCTGTGACTACCGCTCCCGCATCCCCCGCACCCTCCCTCGACGTCTCCGGTCTCGCGTACGCCTACCCCGACGGCCACCAGGCCCTCTTCGGTGTGGACCTGACCGTCCGGCGCGGTGAACGGGTCGCCCTGCTCGGCCCCAACGGCGCGGGCAAGACCACCCTCGTCCTGCACCTCAACGGCATCCTGACCGGCGGCGCGGGCTCGGTCACGGTGGCCGGCCTGCCGGTCGCCAAGGAGAACCTCGCGGAGATCCGCCGCCGGGTCGGCATCGTCTTCCAGGACCCGGACGACCAGCTGTTCATGCCGACGGTCCGGGAGGACGTGGCGTTCGGCCCGGCGGCGTCCGGACTGCGCGGCCCGGAACTGGAGGCGCGGGTCGTCGCCGCGCTCACCCGGGTGGGCATGGAGTCGTACGCGGACCGGCCCCCGCACCACCTCTCGTACGGGCAGCGGCGCCGCGTCGCCGTCGCGACGGTCCTGGCGATGGAGCCCGAGATCCTGGTCCTGGACGAACCCTCGTCCAACCTGGACCCGGCGTCCCGCCGCGAACTGGCGGACATCCTGCGGGCGTTGGACGTGACCGTACTGATGGTCACGCACGACCTGCCGTACGCGGCGGAGCTCTGCCCCCGGTCCGTGGTCCTCAGCGGCGGGGTCATCGTGGGCGACGGCGCGACGGCGGACCTGCTCGCGGACGAGGAACTGATGGGCGCGCACCGTCTCGAACTGCCGTTCGGCTTCAACCCGCGGGCGGTCGTCTGA
- the cbiQ gene encoding cobalt ECF transporter T component CbiQ, which yields MGAGHAHKLYRAGHSPVHALPPHCKLAAVFAFVIVVVSTPREAMWAFALYAVLLAAVTAVARIPAAFLLKRLLIEVPFVAFAVLMPFVVPGEQVHVLGMSLGVNGLWGAWNVLAKGTLGVAASVLLASTTELRSLLLGLQRLKLPPMLVQIASFMIRYGDVITDEMRRMSIARRSRGFEARGVRQWGVLGKSAGALFIRSYERGERVHLAMVSRGYTGTMPVIDEVTASGAQWRSAAALPVAALCICLLGWTL from the coding sequence ATGGGCGCGGGACACGCACACAAGCTCTACCGGGCCGGGCACTCGCCGGTCCACGCCCTGCCACCGCACTGCAAACTCGCCGCCGTCTTCGCCTTCGTGATCGTGGTGGTCTCCACCCCGCGCGAGGCGATGTGGGCGTTCGCGCTGTACGCCGTGCTGCTCGCGGCGGTCACCGCCGTGGCCCGCATCCCCGCCGCGTTCCTGCTCAAGCGGCTGCTGATCGAGGTCCCGTTCGTGGCGTTCGCGGTGCTCATGCCGTTCGTCGTCCCCGGTGAACAGGTCCACGTCCTGGGCATGTCGCTGGGCGTGAACGGCCTCTGGGGCGCCTGGAACGTCCTCGCCAAGGGCACCCTCGGCGTCGCCGCCTCGGTACTCCTCGCCTCGACGACCGAACTGCGCTCCCTGCTGCTCGGCCTCCAGCGGCTCAAGCTGCCGCCGATGCTCGTCCAGATCGCGTCCTTCATGATCCGCTACGGAGACGTCATCACCGACGAGATGCGGCGGATGTCGATCGCCCGCCGCTCCCGCGGGTTCGAGGCGCGCGGCGTACGCCAGTGGGGCGTCCTGGGGAAGTCCGCCGGGGCCCTCTTCATCCGCTCCTACGAACGGGGCGAGCGCGTGCACCTGGCCATGGTCAGCCGCGGCTACACCGGCACCATGCCGGTCATCGACGAAGTGACGGCCTCGGGCGCGCAGTGGCGGTCCGCCGCGGCACTCCCCGTCGCGGCGCTCTGCATCTGTCTGCTGGGATGGACCTTGTGA
- a CDS encoding energy-coupling factor ABC transporter permease gives MHVPDGFINAPVSAVTGVIAAGAVAVSLRGARRELDERTAPLAGLVAAFIFSVQMLNFPVAAGTSGHLLGGALAAILVGPYTGVLCVSVVLLMQGILFADGGLTALGVNITDMAIVTTVVAYAVFRGLVKVLPRRRSSVTAASFVAALLSVPCAALAFTAMYALGGTTDVPLGKVLTAMVGVHVLIGIGEAAITALTVGAVIAVRPDLVYGARGLTAPLKLRVGGELVDAPAAAPVAARSPRKVSNRKVWGIGLVTALVLAGFVSFYASSSPDGLEKVAHDKGIDTKTKPHHTEDSPLAGYGVKDISDARISGGLAGLIGVGTTIVVGSGVFWAVRRRRTETAAGPHAEAV, from the coding sequence ATGCATGTCCCCGACGGATTCATCAACGCCCCCGTCTCGGCGGTGACCGGTGTGATCGCCGCGGGAGCCGTGGCCGTCAGCCTCCGGGGTGCCCGCCGGGAGCTGGACGAACGCACCGCGCCGCTCGCCGGTCTCGTCGCCGCGTTCATCTTCTCCGTGCAGATGCTGAACTTCCCCGTCGCCGCCGGGACCAGCGGACACCTGCTGGGCGGGGCGCTGGCCGCGATCCTGGTCGGCCCGTACACCGGCGTGCTCTGTGTGTCCGTCGTCCTGCTGATGCAGGGCATCCTCTTCGCCGACGGCGGCCTCACCGCGCTCGGGGTGAACATCACCGACATGGCGATCGTGACGACCGTCGTCGCGTACGCCGTCTTCCGCGGCCTGGTGAAGGTGCTGCCCCGCCGCCGCAGCTCGGTGACCGCCGCCTCCTTCGTCGCCGCGCTGCTCTCGGTGCCGTGCGCCGCGCTCGCCTTCACCGCGATGTACGCACTCGGCGGGACCACCGACGTCCCCCTCGGCAAGGTGCTCACCGCGATGGTCGGCGTGCACGTCCTCATCGGCATCGGCGAGGCCGCGATCACCGCACTCACCGTGGGCGCGGTCATCGCCGTACGCCCCGACCTGGTCTACGGCGCCCGCGGGCTGACCGCGCCGCTCAAGCTCCGGGTCGGCGGCGAACTGGTCGACGCGCCCGCCGCGGCCCCGGTCGCCGCCCGCTCGCCCCGCAAGGTCTCCAACCGCAAGGTCTGGGGCATCGGCCTGGTCACCGCCCTGGTGCTGGCCGGGTTCGTCTCCTTCTACGCGTCCTCCAGCCCCGACGGCCTGGAGAAGGTCGCCCACGACAAGGGCATCGACACCAAGACCAAGCCGCACCACACCGAGGACTCCCCGCTCGCCGGGTACGGCGTCAAGGACATCTCCGACGCCCGGATCTCCGGCGGCCTCGCCGGTCTGATCGGTGTCGGCACCACGATCGTGGTGGGCAGCGGCGTCTTCTGGGCGGTCCGCCGCCGCCGTACGGAGACCGCGGCCGGACCGCACGCGGAAGCCGTCTGA
- a CDS encoding SsgA family sporulation/cell division regulator, protein MSPALDVPVRGHVVTDVPGEWTVVHVALRYDAEAAPGIVRFFFPGGTEWVFARELLEAGLRSPQRSGDIGIWPCGRAQVVVEFHSADGVAVVQFDNTPLMRFLRGTYAEAPRAVRHEEPLRPERPARPSVRR, encoded by the coding sequence ATGTCCCCCGCCCTTGATGTGCCCGTACGTGGCCATGTCGTGACGGATGTCCCCGGCGAGTGGACGGTGGTGCACGTCGCGCTCCGGTACGACGCCGAGGCCGCCCCCGGGATCGTCCGGTTCTTCTTCCCCGGCGGCACCGAGTGGGTCTTCGCGCGGGAACTCCTCGAAGCCGGACTGCGCAGCCCCCAACGCTCCGGCGACATCGGGATCTGGCCGTGCGGGCGGGCCCAGGTGGTGGTGGAGTTCCACTCCGCCGACGGGGTCGCCGTGGTGCAGTTCGACAACACACCGCTGATGCGCTTCCTGCGCGGGACATACGCGGAGGCCCCCCGCGCCGTACGGCACGAGGAGCCTCTGCGGCCGGAGCGTCCGGCACGTCCGAGCGTCAGGCGCTGA